A region of Mesorhizobium sp. M3A.F.Ca.ET.080.04.2.1 DNA encodes the following proteins:
- the cbiB gene encoding adenosylcobinamide-phosphate synthase CbiB, with amino-acid sequence MSILIAFLSLAVELALGYPDWLFRAIGHPVTWIGRLISFLDRSLNRATDSDELRRRRGVQALLVIVLVPAAIGLTLHILLWLIFPSGLVAAAILGSSLLSQKSLAQHVEDVADALETGGLTLGRIAVSRIVGRDPEKLDKAGVARAAIESLAENFSDGIVAPAIWTGVGGLAGGAAYKAANTADSMIGHRTPRHEAFGRAAARFDDLINLPASRLTGLLIVLAAFLVKGADPRNAWHVMQRDAKKHRSPNAGWPEAAMAGALDLALAGPRSYAGVIVEDAFMGEGGRREAESTDIRMALRLYRIADRLLIALFGVLSAIVIYLTILISG; translated from the coding sequence ATGTCGATCCTGATCGCCTTCCTGTCACTTGCCGTTGAACTCGCCCTTGGTTATCCGGACTGGCTGTTCCGCGCCATCGGTCATCCCGTAACCTGGATCGGCAGGCTGATATCCTTTCTTGATCGCAGCCTCAACCGCGCCACCGATTCCGACGAATTGCGTCGTCGCCGCGGCGTCCAGGCATTGCTGGTCATCGTGCTGGTGCCGGCAGCCATCGGGCTGACGCTGCATATCCTGCTCTGGCTGATCTTTCCCTCTGGGCTGGTCGCCGCAGCCATACTCGGCTCCTCGCTTCTTTCACAGAAGAGCCTCGCCCAGCATGTCGAGGACGTTGCCGATGCACTCGAAACGGGCGGTCTGACGCTTGGCCGCATCGCCGTTTCGCGCATCGTCGGCCGCGATCCCGAAAAGCTCGACAAGGCAGGCGTCGCCCGCGCCGCGATCGAAAGCCTGGCCGAGAATTTCTCCGACGGCATCGTCGCGCCGGCCATCTGGACCGGCGTCGGCGGGCTGGCAGGCGGCGCCGCCTACAAGGCCGCCAACACCGCCGATTCGATGATCGGCCACCGCACGCCGCGCCACGAGGCGTTTGGCCGGGCGGCCGCCCGCTTCGACGACCTGATCAATCTGCCGGCCTCGCGGCTGACCGGCCTGCTCATCGTGCTGGCGGCCTTCCTCGTCAAGGGCGCCGATCCACGCAATGCCTGGCATGTGATGCAGCGCGACGCGAAGAAGCACCGCTCCCCCAATGCCGGCTGGCCGGAAGCCGCCATGGCCGGCGCCTTGGACCTGGCGCTCGCCGGACCGCGCAGCTACGCAGGCGTGATTGTCGAGGATGCCTTCATGGGCGAAGGCGGCCGCCGCGAAGCCGAGAGCACCGACATCCGCATGGCGCTAAGACTCTATCGCATCGCCGACCGGCTGCTGATTGCGCTGTTCGGCGTCTTGTCGGCGATCGTGATCTATCTGACCATTCTGATCAGCGGCTAA
- a CDS encoding DUF1624 domain-containing protein — protein sequence MSLQTTNEAVQDKPKHSRIIAIDILRGIALIAMASYHFTWDLENFGYTTPGLTAFGWWKIYARCIASTFLFLVGVSLFLAHGRQIRWPGFWKRFAMVAASAIAISAVTYVATPDGFIFFGILHEIALASLLGLAFLRLPPLLTAIVAAAVIAAPYYLRSEFFDHPALWWVGLSATNPRSNDYVPVLPWFGAVLAGICVARFASASGLLARLGAWMPGRWANPLIFIGRHSLAFYLIHQPLLFGSVWILSQIMPAPPQDKEAGFLSACQVSCEQQQQDTKFCSSYCGCMLGALKSEGSLDKLYSNDQTDIWKSHLADLASTCTSATESQTEGGQE from the coding sequence ATGAGCCTTCAAACGACGAACGAAGCCGTTCAGGACAAGCCGAAACACAGTCGCATCATCGCCATCGACATACTGCGCGGCATCGCGCTGATCGCGATGGCGAGTTACCACTTCACCTGGGATCTCGAAAACTTCGGCTACACCACACCTGGCCTGACCGCTTTCGGCTGGTGGAAGATTTATGCGCGCTGCATCGCCTCGACCTTCCTGTTCCTGGTCGGCGTCAGTCTGTTCCTCGCCCATGGCCGCCAGATCCGCTGGCCGGGCTTCTGGAAGCGTTTCGCCATGGTCGCCGCGTCGGCGATCGCCATCTCGGCTGTCACCTATGTCGCTACGCCGGACGGCTTCATCTTCTTCGGGATACTCCACGAGATCGCGCTGGCGAGCCTGCTCGGCCTTGCGTTTCTGCGGCTGCCGCCGTTGCTGACGGCGATCGTCGCTGCGGCCGTGATCGCGGCGCCCTATTATCTGCGGTCCGAATTCTTCGACCATCCGGCACTGTGGTGGGTTGGGCTGTCGGCGACCAACCCGCGCTCCAACGATTATGTCCCGGTGCTCCCCTGGTTTGGCGCGGTGCTTGCCGGCATCTGCGTGGCCAGGTTCGCATCGGCCTCCGGTCTTCTCGCTCGGCTGGGCGCCTGGATGCCTGGCCGCTGGGCCAATCCGCTCATCTTCATCGGCCGTCACAGTCTGGCCTTCTATCTTATCCACCAACCGCTGCTGTTCGGGTCTGTCTGGATATTGTCGCAGATCATGCCCGCGCCCCCGCAGGACAAGGAAGCGGGTTTCCTGAGCGCTTGCCAGGTATCCTGCGAGCAGCAACAGCAGGACACCAAGTTCTGTTCCAGCTATTGTGGCTGCATGCTGGGCGCGTTGAAGAGCGAAGGATCACTGGACAAGCTCTACAGCAACGATCAGACCGATATCTGGAAATCGCATCTTGCCGATCTCGCCAGCACCTGCACCTCGGCGACGGAAAGCCAGACGGAGGGAGGACAAGAATGA
- a CDS encoding MerR family DNA-binding transcriptional regulator, translating into MREYYTITELTREFDVSTRTLRFYEDEGLVQPIRRGRTRLFRPSDRHLIRQIMRGKRLGFSIAEIREIIQMYKEPPGEVGQLKLMIKRIEEKREDLRQKRRDLEETLAELDQAEESCVERLAELGVNT; encoded by the coding sequence ATGCGGGAATATTATACGATCACCGAGCTGACGCGCGAGTTCGACGTGTCGACTCGCACGCTGCGATTCTATGAGGACGAAGGGCTGGTGCAGCCGATCAGACGCGGCCGCACCCGGCTGTTTCGCCCGTCGGACCGCCATCTCATCCGTCAGATCATGCGCGGAAAGCGCCTCGGCTTCTCGATCGCCGAGATCCGCGAAATCATCCAGATGTACAAGGAGCCTCCCGGCGAGGTCGGCCAGCTCAAGCTGATGATCAAGCGCATCGAAGAGAAACGAGAAGACCTTAGGCAGAAGCGGCGCGATCTCGAGGAAACGCTGGCGGAGCTCGATCAGGCGGAGGAATCGTGTGTCGAGCGACTGGCCGAACTTGGGGTGAACACTTGA
- the cobD gene encoding threonine-phosphate decarboxylase CobD: MKLLAGIAAVDHGGSLGRARALFPHAPLPFVDLSTGINPHSYPLFDLPATALSRLPEAGQLRELAEIAAAAYGAPSVEQVVAAPGTQVLLPRVASLVKPGKALVLGPTYAEHARAAAIAGHAVGEVNDFEALAQADLAALVNPNNPDGRIVERDRLLDLAARLRSKGGLLVVDEAFMDVGPTEHSIAGDARESGIVVLRSFGKFFGLAGVRLGFAIADRLTAERLDAQFGPWAVAGPALEYGIRALADTEWQTAMRQRLASDAHRIDALLGRFGVPVAGGTSLFRYLSFPHAPGLFSALGERGILLRHFAERPQVLRAGLPAGEEEWQRLESALAAWAAQREDGPKEIAR; the protein is encoded by the coding sequence ATGAAACTTCTTGCAGGGATTGCGGCGGTGGATCATGGCGGCAGCCTCGGTCGGGCGAGGGCGCTCTTTCCTCACGCACCGCTGCCTTTCGTCGATCTTTCGACAGGTATCAATCCGCACTCCTATCCGCTTTTCGATCTGCCCGCCACCGCCCTGTCTCGATTGCCCGAAGCAGGACAACTGCGCGAATTGGCCGAAATTGCGGCCGCCGCTTACGGCGCGCCGTCGGTGGAGCAGGTCGTGGCTGCGCCAGGCACGCAGGTTCTCTTGCCGCGCGTCGCTTCGCTGGTGAAGCCGGGCAAGGCGCTGGTGCTCGGCCCGACCTATGCCGAACATGCCAGAGCCGCCGCGATCGCTGGTCACGCGGTGGGCGAAGTGAATGATTTCGAGGCGCTGGCGCAAGCCGACCTCGCCGCGCTGGTCAACCCCAACAACCCGGACGGCCGTATCGTCGAGCGGGATCGACTGCTCGATCTTGCCGCGCGGCTGCGCAGCAAGGGCGGCCTCCTGGTCGTCGACGAAGCCTTCATGGATGTCGGCCCGACGGAGCACAGCATTGCCGGGGACGCGCGTGAGAGCGGCATCGTGGTGCTGCGCTCCTTCGGGAAGTTCTTCGGCCTTGCCGGGGTGAGGCTGGGCTTTGCGATTGCGGATCGGCTGACGGCCGAGCGGCTGGACGCGCAGTTCGGCCCGTGGGCTGTTGCCGGACCGGCGCTCGAATACGGCATCCGCGCGTTGGCAGACACGGAATGGCAAACAGCCATGCGACAACGCCTGGCATCCGATGCCCACCGCATCGACGCGCTGCTCGGTCGATTCGGAGTTCCGGTCGCTGGCGGCACCAGTTTGTTCCGTTATCTATCGTTCCCTCACGCTCCAGGCCTGTTTTCGGCACTTGGCGAGCGCGGCATCCTGCTTCGTCATTTTGCCGAGCGGCCACAAGTCCTCCGGGCTGGCCTGCCGGCCGGCGAAGAGGAATGGCAACGGCTCGAAAGCGCGCTTGCCGCCTGGGCCGCGCAGCGCGAGGATGGGCCGAAGGAGATCGCGCGATGA
- a CDS encoding gamma-glutamylcyclotransferase: MSARMMSLTEELVARCFRVVEDSGPDPNAAHLDDADYEAMLDALEVELPAAEPLWLFGYGSLIWKPEIDHVEERVAVARGWHRSFCMNMTRWRGTRESPGLMMALDRGGQCKGVAFRLSDGDRRQQLNKLLRREVTLKPTSYHPRLLSLASGSGPFRALGFVINRKGTTYTGVLSEGEVVRRLATSCGHWGSGADYLYNTVRNLEARGIHDAHLWRLQQLVAARIAGS; the protein is encoded by the coding sequence ATGTCCGCAAGAATGATGTCTCTGACCGAAGAACTGGTTGCCCGTTGTTTTCGGGTCGTCGAAGACAGTGGCCCCGACCCAAATGCCGCGCATCTCGATGACGCCGACTACGAAGCGATGCTCGATGCATTGGAGGTTGAACTCCCCGCCGCCGAGCCGCTCTGGCTGTTCGGCTACGGATCGCTGATCTGGAAGCCTGAGATCGACCATGTCGAGGAACGGGTCGCAGTGGCGCGCGGCTGGCACCGTTCCTTCTGTATGAACATGACACGCTGGCGCGGCACCAGAGAGAGCCCGGGCTTGATGATGGCGCTAGATCGCGGCGGGCAATGCAAGGGCGTCGCCTTCCGGCTGAGCGACGGTGATCGCCGTCAGCAGCTGAACAAGCTGCTTAGGCGCGAGGTGACGCTCAAGCCGACAAGCTACCATCCGCGCCTGCTCAGCTTGGCCAGCGGCAGCGGTCCATTTCGGGCCCTGGGCTTCGTGATCAACCGCAAGGGCACCACCTATACCGGCGTGCTCAGCGAAGGCGAGGTGGTCAGAAGGCTTGCGACCTCCTGCGGCCACTGGGGTTCAGGCGCCGACTATCTCTACAACACCGTCAGGAATCTCGAAGCCCGAGGCATTCACGATGCTCACCTGTGGCGGCTGCAGCAGCTCGTCGCTGCCAGAATCGCCGGCTCCTAG
- a CDS encoding aminotransferase class V-fold PLP-dependent enzyme, with amino-acid sequence MAGFTHLFIPGPTNIPEEVRQAMNLPMEDMRAASFPNLTLPLFEDIKRVFKNETGRVFIFPSSGTGAWEAAMTNVLSPGDRVLMSRFGQFSHLWVDMAERLGFEVDVIDCEWGTGVPLDLYAERLRADKAHRIKAVFCTQNETATGVTSDVAGCRAALDAANHPALLFVDGVSSIGSIDFRQEEWRVDCAVSGSQKGFMLPAGLGFLSVSPKALAAARVATHRRCYFSFEDMIRVNDAGYFPYTPATQLLRGLRASLDLIAEEGLETIFARHHRLAEGVRKAVEAWGLKLCAKAPQWHSDTVSAILVPEGIDSADVVKRAHGAYQTSLGGGLNKVAGKVFRIGHLGWLNEVMVCASLSAAEMALLDCGVRLAPGSGVAAAIEHFRRTAEMPVARAA; translated from the coding sequence ATGGCTGGGTTCACCCATCTTTTCATCCCTGGGCCCACCAACATTCCCGAAGAGGTGCGGCAGGCGATGAACCTGCCGATGGAAGACATGCGCGCTGCCTCGTTCCCCAACCTGACCTTGCCGCTGTTCGAGGACATCAAACGCGTGTTCAAGAACGAGACCGGCCGCGTCTTCATCTTCCCCTCGTCCGGCACCGGCGCCTGGGAAGCGGCGATGACCAATGTGCTCAGCCCCGGCGACCGGGTGCTGATGTCGCGCTTCGGCCAGTTCTCGCATCTGTGGGTCGACATGGCCGAGCGCCTCGGCTTCGAGGTCGACGTCATCGACTGCGAATGGGGCACCGGGGTTCCGCTCGATCTCTATGCCGAGAGGCTTCGCGCCGACAAGGCGCATCGCATCAAGGCGGTGTTCTGCACCCAAAACGAGACCGCGACCGGCGTCACCAGCGACGTCGCCGGCTGCCGCGCCGCGCTCGATGCGGCAAACCATCCGGCGCTTTTGTTCGTCGACGGCGTGTCGTCGATCGGCTCGATCGACTTCCGCCAGGAGGAATGGCGCGTCGACTGCGCCGTCAGCGGCTCGCAGAAGGGCTTCATGCTGCCCGCCGGCCTCGGCTTCCTGTCGGTCAGCCCGAAGGCGCTCGCCGCGGCGCGCGTCGCCACCCACCGGCGCTGCTACTTCTCCTTCGAGGACATGATCCGCGTCAACGATGCCGGCTACTTCCCCTATACGCCGGCCACGCAATTGCTGCGCGGCCTGCGCGCCTCGCTCGACCTGATCGCCGAGGAAGGGCTGGAGACCATCTTCGCCCGCCACCATCGCCTGGCCGAGGGCGTGCGCAAGGCGGTCGAGGCCTGGGGGCTGAAGCTGTGCGCCAAGGCGCCGCAATGGCATTCCGACACCGTCAGCGCCATCCTGGTGCCGGAAGGCATCGACAGCGCCGACGTCGTCAAGCGCGCCCACGGCGCCTACCAGACCTCGCTCGGCGGCGGCCTCAACAAGGTGGCCGGCAAGGTCTTCCGCATCGGCCATCTCGGCTGGCTGAACGAGGTGATGGTCTGCGCCTCGCTGTCGGCGGCCGAAATGGCGCTGCTCGACTGCGGCGTGCGCCTGGCGCCGGGCTCGGGCGTGGCGGCGGCGATCGAGCATTTCCGGCGCACGGCCGAAATGCCGGTCGCCCGGGCAGCGTGA
- a CDS encoding isoprenylcysteine carboxylmethyltransferase family protein has translation MNGAKHGIIPWPPVIYVVAIVLSILLGLLYPLPWIGDILGEILFAAGWVALLGVVALWITAIRVMLRARTTFDPNAEPAHLVTSGPFGITRNPMYLANTLLLIGVAFITGIAWFLLFAFLAAFATQKMAIEKEEKILAAKFGKKYRDYAKRVRRWI, from the coding sequence ATGAACGGAGCCAAGCACGGCATCATTCCCTGGCCGCCTGTGATCTATGTCGTGGCGATCGTGCTTAGCATCCTGCTCGGTTTGCTTTATCCCCTGCCCTGGATCGGCGACATCTTGGGCGAGATCCTGTTTGCCGCCGGCTGGGTCGCCCTGCTGGGGGTCGTTGCGCTTTGGATCACGGCGATCCGCGTCATGTTGCGGGCGAGAACCACGTTCGATCCCAATGCCGAGCCTGCCCATCTGGTTACGTCAGGTCCCTTCGGCATCACCCGCAATCCGATGTATCTCGCCAACACCCTGCTCTTGATCGGTGTGGCCTTCATCACCGGCATCGCCTGGTTCCTGCTCTTCGCCTTCCTCGCCGCCTTCGCCACGCAGAAGATGGCGATCGAGAAGGAGGAAAAAATCTTGGCGGCCAAATTCGGCAAGAAATACCGCGACTATGCCAAGCGAGTGAGGCGGTGGATTTGA
- the mgtE gene encoding magnesium transporter, with amino-acid sequence MEGEDRETTGATPADEHHADIYGEDGAVRASFLAQIGAAIADRDTLTLKREVDDLHQSELGDLLEALHPEQRRALVDLLGTDFDFSALTEVDEAIRLDIVDNLPNEQIAQAVQELDSDDAVYILEDLDREDQDEILSQLPFTERIRLRRALDYPEETAGRRMQTEFVAVPPFWTVGQTIDYMREDKNLPDRFSQIFVIDPSFKLVGAVDLDQILRTKRAVKVEDIMRETRHAIPATMDQEEAAREFEQYDLLSAAVVDENERLVGVLTIDDVVDVIQQEAEEDLLRMGGVGDEELSDSILATSRSRVPWLLVNLLTAFLAASVIGLFDRTIEHIVALAVLMPIVAGMGGNAGSQTMTVTVRALATRDLDIYNAARIIRRELGVGFINGIVFAVLIGMVAGTWFHDANLGGIIAAAMIINMFAAALAGILIPLVLDRFKIDPAVASAVFVTTVTDCVGFFAFLGLATWWFRVP; translated from the coding sequence GTGGAAGGCGAGGACAGAGAGACGACCGGCGCCACGCCCGCCGATGAGCACCACGCCGACATCTATGGCGAGGACGGTGCCGTGCGCGCATCCTTCCTGGCGCAGATCGGCGCGGCGATTGCCGACCGTGACACGCTGACCCTCAAACGCGAGGTCGATGACCTCCACCAGTCGGAACTGGGTGATCTGCTTGAAGCGTTGCATCCCGAACAGCGTCGCGCGCTGGTCGATCTGCTCGGTACCGATTTCGACTTCTCGGCGCTGACCGAGGTCGATGAGGCGATCCGTCTCGATATCGTCGACAACCTGCCCAACGAGCAGATTGCGCAAGCGGTCCAGGAACTCGATTCCGACGACGCCGTCTACATCCTCGAAGATCTCGACCGAGAGGACCAAGACGAGATCCTGTCGCAACTGCCCTTCACCGAACGCATCAGGCTGAGGCGCGCGCTCGATTATCCGGAAGAGACGGCTGGCCGGCGCATGCAGACGGAGTTCGTCGCCGTGCCGCCGTTCTGGACGGTCGGCCAGACGATCGACTACATGCGCGAGGATAAGAACCTCCCAGACCGCTTCAGCCAGATCTTCGTCATCGATCCGAGCTTCAAGCTCGTCGGCGCCGTCGACCTCGACCAGATCCTGCGCACCAAGCGCGCGGTGAAGGTCGAGGACATCATGCGCGAGACCCGCCACGCCATTCCAGCCACGATGGACCAGGAAGAAGCGGCGCGCGAATTCGAGCAATACGACTTGCTCTCGGCGGCGGTGGTCGACGAGAACGAGCGGCTTGTCGGCGTGCTCACCATCGACGACGTCGTCGACGTGATCCAACAGGAAGCCGAGGAAGATTTGTTGCGCATGGGCGGCGTCGGTGACGAAGAGCTGTCCGATAGCATCCTGGCAACCTCGCGCTCGCGTGTGCCGTGGCTCCTGGTCAACCTGCTTACGGCTTTCCTGGCCGCCTCGGTCATCGGCCTGTTCGACCGCACGATCGAGCACATCGTGGCGCTGGCGGTGCTGATGCCGATCGTTGCCGGGATGGGCGGCAATGCCGGCTCGCAGACCATGACCGTCACCGTGCGGGCTCTGGCGACGAGAGACCTCGACATCTACAACGCCGCCCGCATCATACGACGCGAGTTGGGGGTGGGTTTCATCAACGGCATCGTCTTTGCCGTGCTGATCGGCATGGTCGCCGGGACCTGGTTCCACGATGCCAATCTGGGCGGGATCATCGCCGCCGCGATGATCATCAACATGTTCGCGGCAGCGCTGGCAGGAATCCTCATTCCGCTGGTGCTCGATCGTTTCAAGATCGATCCGGCGGTGGCCTCCGCCGTGTTCGTCACCACCGTAACCGACTGCGTCGGCTTCTTCGCTTTTCTCGGGCTCGCCACATGGTGGTTCCGCGTTCCATGA
- a CDS encoding response regulator transcription factor codes for MNLKSRKTNEAAGEQRVRVVVAERNPLVVSALSEMLECDGRFELVSCVHGGQQFLELAADTKFDVAVIGWKLADMDGADILAEVQNRKLDIRITVFSNDHDIGILKRCVRLGAQGYCFQFDDPQIIFETILAVAHGRICIPYIDINRVNDTPLSQLTVRERELLAVLADGWTNLQIATRTGISENTVKYHLKNLYDKLDVRNRAMAVALYATETRRSPK; via the coding sequence TTGAACCTCAAATCCAGGAAAACGAACGAAGCAGCGGGCGAGCAGCGCGTGCGCGTTGTCGTTGCCGAGCGCAATCCACTCGTTGTCTCGGCGCTCAGCGAAATGCTGGAATGCGATGGCCGTTTCGAGCTGGTGAGTTGCGTCCATGGCGGCCAGCAATTCCTGGAGCTGGCCGCGGACACCAAGTTCGATGTCGCGGTGATCGGCTGGAAACTCGCCGACATGGACGGTGCGGACATCCTGGCGGAAGTCCAGAACCGCAAGCTCGACATACGCATCACCGTCTTTTCCAACGATCACGACATCGGCATTCTGAAGCGGTGCGTGCGCCTTGGAGCCCAGGGCTATTGCTTCCAGTTCGACGATCCGCAAATCATCTTCGAGACCATTCTGGCGGTCGCGCACGGGCGCATCTGCATTCCCTATATCGACATCAACAGGGTCAACGACACGCCGCTTTCGCAGCTCACCGTGCGTGAGCGCGAGTTGCTTGCGGTGCTTGCCGATGGCTGGACCAATCTCCAGATTGCGACCCGAACCGGAATCTCGGAGAACACGGTGAAGTATCACCTCAAGAATCTCTACGACAAGCTCGACGTGCGCAATCGTGCCATGGCCGTAGCCCTCTATGCGACCGAGACGCGTCGAAGCCCAAAATAG
- a CDS encoding CbtA family protein, giving the protein MNLFRNVVFIAAIAGLVAGVVLACMQAYATVPLILKAEVYEKAGEGHHHDHATNDNPVGAAAPAAGSAMSSAAPAPAEAVAPAEEEGWAPADGFERFAFNVVANIVTGIGFALILVAVSEFAGGIGNWRQGVFWGLAGFAVFTLAPGLGLPPELPAMPAAELLPRQIWWVSTVIATAAGLGLIAFRKSLPLAILGVALIVAPHIIGAPQPESFETAIPEGLHHQFVVAVTLTDLVFWLVLGAVVGVVRGRFTGTATSLRDSFA; this is encoded by the coding sequence ATGAATCTGTTTCGCAACGTCGTGTTCATCGCGGCGATCGCCGGGCTCGTGGCGGGTGTGGTTCTCGCCTGCATGCAGGCCTATGCCACCGTTCCGTTGATCCTCAAAGCGGAAGTGTATGAAAAGGCGGGCGAGGGTCATCACCATGACCACGCGACCAACGACAACCCTGTGGGCGCAGCCGCTCCAGCCGCCGGCAGCGCGATGAGCAGCGCAGCCCCGGCGCCCGCCGAGGCAGTTGCCCCAGCCGAGGAGGAGGGCTGGGCGCCGGCCGACGGCTTCGAGCGATTCGCCTTCAATGTCGTCGCCAATATCGTCACCGGCATCGGCTTCGCGCTGATCCTGGTCGCAGTCTCGGAATTTGCGGGCGGCATCGGCAACTGGCGCCAGGGCGTGTTCTGGGGCCTAGCTGGCTTTGCCGTGTTCACACTGGCGCCTGGCCTCGGCCTGCCGCCCGAACTCCCGGCAATGCCGGCGGCCGAACTGCTGCCGAGGCAGATCTGGTGGGTTTCGACAGTCATCGCGACTGCGGCCGGGCTCGGTCTGATTGCCTTCCGCAAGTCGCTGCCGCTGGCCATTCTTGGCGTGGCGCTGATCGTGGCACCTCACATTATTGGCGCGCCGCAGCCGGAAAGCTTCGAGACCGCGATTCCCGAAGGATTGCATCACCAGTTCGTTGTCGCCGTGACGCTCACCGATCTGGTGTTCTGGCTGGTTCTGGGCGCGGTTGTCGGCGTGGTGCGCGGACGCTTCACCGGCACCGCGACCAGCTTGCGCGACAGCTTTGCCTGA
- the cobO gene encoding cob(I)yrinic acid a,c-diamide adenosyltransferase: MAEIDDKTIDDRDAERHRAKMAKRKAVQDAEVAGKTIEKGLLIINTGPGKGKTTAAFGLALRMLGYGKRVGVVQFIKGKWHTGEKDAFAAFGDQVVWHAMGEGFTWETQDLKRDIAAAEAAWTKALQLMADPSISLVVLDELNIALRYDYLDLEKVVAALKARREDLHVVVTGRNAKPLLVEAADLVTEMGLTKHHFTAGVKAQQGIEF; the protein is encoded by the coding sequence ATGGCCGAGATCGACGACAAGACCATCGACGACAGGGACGCCGAACGCCATCGCGCCAAGATGGCCAAGCGCAAGGCGGTGCAGGATGCCGAGGTGGCCGGCAAGACGATCGAGAAGGGACTGCTGATCATCAACACCGGACCCGGCAAGGGCAAGACCACGGCTGCCTTCGGCCTGGCGCTGAGGATGCTCGGCTATGGCAAGCGTGTCGGCGTCGTCCAATTCATCAAGGGCAAATGGCACACCGGCGAAAAGGATGCTTTCGCCGCCTTCGGCGACCAGGTCGTGTGGCATGCGATGGGTGAGGGGTTCACGTGGGAAACGCAGGACCTGAAGCGCGACATCGCCGCGGCGGAGGCTGCCTGGACCAAGGCCCTGCAACTGATGGCGGATCCTTCGATCAGCCTCGTCGTCCTCGACGAGCTCAACATCGCACTGCGCTACGACTATCTCGATCTGGAGAAAGTGGTCGCGGCGCTGAAAGCGCGCCGCGAGGACCTGCATGTCGTCGTCACCGGCCGCAACGCCAAGCCGCTGCTGGTGGAGGCGGCCGACCTGGTCACCGAGATGGGGCTGACCAAGCACCATTTCACGGCGGGGGTTAAGGCGCAGCAGGGAATCGAGTTTTAG
- a CDS encoding CbtB domain-containing protein, producing MNTASFSLGASVSSQSRFMQLAMAALLGIFVVGFVGFSHIDAVHNAAHDYRHSMAFPCH from the coding sequence ATGAATACCGCTTCCTTTTCCCTCGGCGCTTCCGTCTCCTCGCAGTCGCGCTTCATGCAACTGGCGATGGCCGCGCTGCTCGGCATTTTCGTCGTCGGCTTCGTCGGCTTCTCGCATATCGATGCGGTCCACAACGCTGCCCACGACTATCGTCACTCGATGGCTTTTCCCTGCCACTGA
- the cobU gene encoding bifunctional adenosylcobinamide kinase/adenosylcobinamide-phosphate guanylyltransferase: MPDRAEGRLTFIVGGARSGKSAHAETLVTASPSPWAYIATAQTYDDEMRERIALHRARRGEGWVTIDAPLDLAGAIEALPDHQPVLIDCLTLWLTNHMLADHDIDAECRRLSDVLSRPRGPWSVVSNEVGLGIVPDNALARRFRDAAGRLNQQVAAVADSVLMMVAGLPLKVK, encoded by the coding sequence TTGCCTGATCGCGCCGAAGGTCGCCTGACCTTCATCGTAGGCGGTGCGCGCTCGGGCAAGAGCGCGCATGCCGAGACCCTGGTGACGGCAAGCCCGTCGCCCTGGGCCTATATCGCCACAGCGCAAACCTATGACGACGAGATGCGCGAGCGGATCGCGCTGCATCGCGCGCGACGCGGCGAAGGCTGGGTCACCATCGACGCGCCGCTCGATCTGGCGGGCGCAATCGAGGCCTTGCCCGATCACCAGCCGGTGCTGATCGACTGCCTGACATTGTGGCTGACCAATCATATGCTGGCGGACCATGACATCGATGCAGAGTGCCGACGGCTCTCGGATGTGCTGTCGCGCCCGCGCGGACCGTGGTCCGTGGTCTCGAACGAAGTCGGGCTCGGCATCGTGCCGGACAATGCGCTCGCGCGCCGGTTCCGCGACGCCGCCGGACGCCTCAACCAGCAAGTCGCAGCCGTCGCCGACAGCGTGCTGATGATGGTGGCGGGGCTGCCGCTCAAGGTGAAGTGA